A section of the Apodemus sylvaticus chromosome 10, mApoSyl1.1, whole genome shotgun sequence genome encodes:
- the Mink1 gene encoding misshapen-like kinase 1 isoform X2, with protein sequence MGDPAPARSLDDIDLSALRDPAGIFELVEVVGNGTYGQVYKGRHVKTGQLAAIKVMDVTEDEEEEIKQEINMLKKYSHHRNIATYYGAFIKKSPPGNDDQLWLVMEFCGAGSVTDLVKNTKGNALKEDCIAYICREILRGLAHLHAHKVIHRDIKGQNVLLTENAEVKLVDFGVSAQLDRTVGRRNTFIGTPYWMAPEVIACDENPDATYDYRSDIWSLGITAIEMAEGAPPLCDMHPMRALFLIPRNPPPRLKSKKWSKKFTDFIDTCLIKTYLSRPPTEQLLKFPFIRDQPTERQVRIQLKDHIDRSRKKRGEKEETEYEYSGSEEEDDSHGEEGEPSSIMNVPGESTLRREFLRLQQENKSNSEALKQQQQLQQQQQRDPEAHIKHLLHQRQRRIEEQKEERRRVEEQQRREREQRKLQEKEQQRRLEDMQALRREEERRQAEREQEYKRKQLEEQRQSERLQRQLQQEHAYLKSLQQQQQQQQLQKQQQQQILPGDRKPLYHYGRGINPADKPAWAREVEERARMNKQQNSPLAKAKPSSVGPEPPISQASPSPPGPLSQTPPMQRPVEPQEGPHKSLVAHRVPLKPYAAPVPRSQSLQDQPTRNLAAFPASQDPDPAAVPTPTATPSARGAVIRQNSDPTSEGPGPSPNPPSWVRPDNEAPPKVPQRTSSIATALNTSGAGGSRPAQAVRARPRSNSAWQIYLQRRAERGTPKPPGPPAQPPGPPNASSNPDLRRSDPGWERSDSVLPASHGHLPQAGSLERNRNRVGASTKLDSSPVLSPGNKAKPEDHRSRPGRPASYKRAIGEDFVLLKERTLDEAPKPPKKAMDYSSSSEEVESSEDEEEEGDGEPSEGSRDTPGGRDGDTDSVSTMVVHDVEEISGTQPSYGGGTMVVQRTPEEERSLLLADSNGYTNLPDVVQPSHSPTENSKGQSPPTKDGGSDYQSRGLVKAPGKSSFTMFVDLGIYQPGGSGDTIPITALVGGEGSRLDQLQFDVRKGSVVNVNPTNTRTHSETPEIRKYKKRFNSEILCAALWGVNLLVGTENGLMLLDRSGQGKVYGLIGRRRFQQMDVLEGLNLLITISGKRNKLRVYYLSWLRNKILHNDPEVEKKQGWTTVGDMEGCGHYRVVKYERIKFLVIALKNSVEVYAWAPKPYHKFMAFKSFADLPHRPLLVDLTVEEGQRLKVIYGSSAGFHAVDVDSGNSYDIYIPVHIQSQITPHAIIFLPNTDGLEMLLCYEDEGVYVNTYGRIIKDVVLQWGEMPTSVAYICSNQIMGWGEKAIEIRSVETGHLDGVFMHKRAQRLKFLCERNDKVFFASVRSGGSSQVYFMTLNRNCIMNW encoded by the exons CTGGTGATGGAGTTCTGCGGTGCTGGTTCAGTGACTGACCTGGTAAAGAATACAAAAGGGAATGCACTGAAGGAGGATTGCATTGCTTACATCTGCAGGGAGATTCTCAGG GGTCTTGCCCATCTCCATGCCCACAAGGTGATCCACCGAGATATCAAGGGACAAAATGTGCTGCTGACAGAAAATGCTGAAGTCAAGCTAG TGGATTTTGGGGTGAGTGCTCAGCTGGACCGCACTGTGGGCAGGCGGAACACTTTCATTGGGACCCCATACTGGATGGCTCCAGAAGTCATTGCCTGTGATGAGAACCCGGACGCCACCTATGACTACAGG AGTGACATTTGGTCTCTAGGAATCACAGCCATTGAAATGGCAGAGGGAGCCCCCC CTCTGTGTGACATGCACCCTATGCGGGCTCTCTTCCTCATCCCTCGGAACCCTCCCCCCAGGCTCAAGTCAAAGAAATG GTCTAAGAAGTTCACTGACTTCATTGACACGTGTCTCATCAAGACTTACCTGAGCCGCCCACCAACTGAACAGTTACTCAAATTTCCCTTCATCCGGGACCAGCCCACGGAGCGGCAGGTCCGCATCCAACTCAAGGACCACATTGACCGCTCCCGGAAGAAGCGGGGTGAGAAAG AGGAGACAGAGTATGAGTACAGTGGCAGTGAGGAGGAAGACGACAGCCATGGAGAGGAAGGCGAGCCAAG CTCCATCATGAACGTGCCTGGGGAGTCCACGCTGCGCCGAGAATTCCTCAGACTCCAGCAGGAGAATAAGAGCAACTCTGAGGCcttaaagcagcagcagcagctgcagcagcagcagcagcgggacCCAGAGGCACACATCAAACACCTGCTGCACCAGCGGCAGCGTCGCAtcgaggagcagaaggaggagcgGCGGCGAGTGGAGGAG CAACAGCGGCGAGAGCGAGAACAGCGTAAGCTGCAGGAGAAGGAGCAGCAGCGGCGGTTGGAAGACATGCAAGCCCTGCGGCGAGAGGAAGAGAGGCGGCAAGCTGAGCGGGAACAG GAATACAAGCGGAAGCAGCTGGAGGAGCAGCGGCAGTCAGAGCGGCTCCAGAGACAGCTGCAGCAGGAGCATGCCTACCTCAAGtccctgcagcagcagcaacagcagcagcagctccagaagcagcagcagcaacagatcctgcctggagacaggaagCCCCTGTATCATTATGGTCGGGGCATTAATCCTGCTGACAAGCCAGCATGGGCCCGAGAG GTGGAGGAGAGAGCGCGGATGAACAAGCAACAGAACTCTCCCCTGGCCAAGGCAAAGCCAAGCAGTGTGGGGCCAGAGCCCCCCATCTCCCAGGCCTCTCCTAGCCCCCCAGGACCTCTTTCCCAAACTCCTCCTATGCAGAGGCCCGTGGAGCCTCAGGAAGGACCGCACAAG AGCCTGGTGGCACACCGGGTCCCACTGAAGCCATATGCAGCCCCTGTACCCCGATCCCAGTCCCTGCAGGACCAGCCCACTCGAAACCTGGCTGCCTTCCCAGCCTCCCAAGACCCTGACCCTGCTGCTGTCCCCACACCCACTGCCACACCCAGTGCCCGAGGAGCTGTCATCCGCCAGAATTCAGACCCCACCTCAGAAGGGCCTGGGCCTAGCCCAAACCCTCCATCCTGGGTCCGGCCTGATAATGAGGCTCCACCCAAG GTTCCTCAGAGGACCTCATCTATTGCCACTGCCCTTAACACCAGTGGGGCCGGAGGGTCCCGGCCAGCTCAGGCTGTCCGTGCCAG ACCTCGCAGTAACTCCGCCTGGCAAATCTATCTGCAGAGGCGGGCAGAGCGGGGCACCCCCAAGCCTCCTGGGCCCCCAGCTCAGCCCCCTGGCCCGCCCAACGCCTCTAG TAACCCTGACCTCAGGAGGAGTGACCCTGGCTGGGAGCGCTCAGACAGTGTCCTCCCGGCCTCCCACGGCCACCTCCCTCAGGCCGGCTCCTTGGAGCGGAACCGAAACCGAGTGGGAG CCTCCACAAAACTGGATAGCTCCCCAGTGCTCTCCCCTGGGAACAAAGCCAAGCCTGAAGACCACCGCTCAAGGCCAGGCCGGCCCGCA AGCTATAAGCGAGCGATTGGTGAG GATTTTGTGCTGCTCAAAGAGCGGACTCTGGATGAGGCCCCTAAGCCTCCCAAGAAGGCCATGGACTATTCCTCTTCCAGTGAGGAGGTGGAAAGCagtgaagatgaggaggaggaaggcgaTGGGGAGCCATCAGAGGGGAGCAGAGACACTCCCGGGGGCCG TGATGGCGATACAGACAGCGTCAGCACCATGGTAGTTCATGATGTTGAGGAGATCTCCGGGACCCAGCCCTCATATGGGGGAGGCACCATGGTGGTCCAGCGT ACTCCTGAAGAGGAACGAAGCCTGCTGCTTGCCGATAGCAATGGCTACACAAACCTGCCGGATGTGGTGCAGCCCAGCCACTCCCCTACTGAGAACAGCAAAGGTCAAAGCCCTCCAACCAAGGATGGAGGCAGTGAT TACCAGTCTCGTGGGCTGGTAAAGGCCCCAGGAAAGAGCTCATTCACCATGTTTGTGGATCTAGGGATCTACCAGCCTGGAGGCAGTGGGGATACCATCCCTATCACAG CCCTGGTGGGTGGAGAAGGTAGCCGCCTTGATCAACTGCAGTTCGATGTGAGGAAGGGCTCCGTGGTCAACGTCAATCCCACCAACACCCGAACTCATAGTGAAACTCCCGAGATTCGCAAGTACAAGAAGCGATTCAATTCAGAGATCCTCTGTGCAGCTCTCTGGG GAGTCAACCTCCTAGTGGGCACGGAGAACGGGCTGATGTTGCTGGACCGAAGTGGGCAGGGCAAAGTGTATGGACTTATTGGGCGACGGCGCTTCCAGCAAATGGATGTCCTGGAAGGGCTCAACTTGCTCATCACCATCTCAG GGAAAAGGAACAAACTGCGGGTATATTACCTGTCCTGGCTTCGGAACAAGATTCTACACAATGACCCAGAGGTGGAAAAGAAGCAGGGGTGGACCACCGTTGGGGACATGGAGGGCTGTGGCCACTATCGTGTTG TGAAATATGAGCGAATTAAGTTCCTGGTCATTGCCCTGAAGAATTCCGTGGAGGTGTATGCCTGGGCCCCCAAACCCTACCACAAATTCATGGCCTTCAAG TCCTTTGCTGACCTCCCGCACCGCCCTCTGCTGGTGGACCTGACAGTGGAGGAGGGACAGCGGCTCAAGGTCATCTATGGCTCCAGTGCTGGCTTCCATGCTGTGGATGTTGACTCTGGGAACAGCTATGATATCTACATCCCTGTACAT ATCCAGAGCCAGATCACACCCCACGCCATCATCTTCCTCCCCAACACTGATGGCCTGGAGATGCTGCTGTGCTATGAAGATGAGGGTGTCTACGTCAACACTTATGGGCGGATCATCAAGGACGTGGTGCTGCAGTGGGGAGAGATGCCCACCTCTGTGG CCTACATCTGCTCCAACCAGATAATGGGCTGGGGTGAGAAGGCCATAGAGATCCGCTCTGTGGAGACAGGCCACCTAGACGGGGTCTTCATGCACAAACGAGCCCAGAGGCTCAAGTTCCTGTGTGAGCGGAACGACAAG GTGTTTTTTGCCTCAGTCCGCTCTGGAGGAAGCAGCCAAGTTTACTTTATGACTCTGAACCGTAATTGCATCATGAACTGGTGA
- the Mink1 gene encoding misshapen-like kinase 1 isoform X8, with translation MGDPAPARSLDDIDLSALRDPAGIFELVEVVGNGTYGQVYKGRHVKTGQLAAIKVMDVTEDEEEEIKQEINMLKKYSHHRNIATYYGAFIKKSPPGNDDQLWLVMEFCGAGSVTDLVKNTKGNALKEDCIAYICREILRGLAHLHAHKVIHRDIKGQNVLLTENAEVKLVDFGVSAQLDRTVGRRNTFIGTPYWMAPEVIACDENPDATYDYRSDIWSLGITAIEMAEGAPPLCDMHPMRALFLIPRNPPPRLKSKKWSKKFTDFIDTCLIKTYLSRPPTEQLLKFPFIRDQPTERQVRIQLKDHIDRSRKKRGEKEETEYEYSGSEEEDDSHGEEGEPSSIMNVPGESTLRREFLRLQQENKSNSEALKQQQQLQQQQQRDPEAHIKHLLHQRQRRIEEQKEERRRVEEQQRREREQRKLQEKEQQRRLEDMQALRREEERRQAEREQEYKRKQLEEQRQSERLQRQLQQEHAYLKSLQQQQQQQQLQKQQQQQILPGDRKPLYHYGRGINPADKPAWAREVEERARMNKQQNSPLAKAKPSSVGPEPPISQASPSPPGPLSQTPPMQRPVEPQEGPHKSLVAHRVPLKPYAAPVPRSQSLQDQPTRNLAAFPASQDPDPAAVPTPTATPSARGAVIRQNSDPTSEGPGPSPNPPSWVRPDNEAPPKVPQRTSSIATALNTSGAGGSRPAQAVRARPRSNSAWQIYLQRRAERGTPKPPGPPAQPPGPPNASSNPDLRRSDPGWERSDSVLPASHGHLPQAGSLERNRNRVGASTKLDSSPVLSPGNKAKPEDHRSRPGRPASYKRAIGEDFVLLKERTLDEAPKPPKKAMDYSSSSEEVESSEDEEEEGDGEPSEGSRDTPGGRSDGDTDSVSTMVVHDVEEISGTQPSYGGGTMVVQRTPEEERSLLLADSNGYTNLPDVVQPSHSPTENSKGQSPPTKDGGSDYQSRGLVKAPGKSSFTMFVDLGIYQPGGSGDTIPITALVGGEGSRLDQLQFDVRKGSVVNVNPTNTRTHSETPEIRKYKKRFNSEILCAALWGVNLLVGTENGLMLLDRSGQGKVYGLIGRRRFQQMDVLEGLNLLITISGKRNKLRVYYLSWLRNKILHNDPEVEKKQGWTTVGDMEGCGHYRVVKYERIKFLVIALKNSVEVYAWAPKPYHKFMAFKSFADLPHRPLLVDLTVEEGQRLKVIYGSSAGFHAVDVDSGNSYDIYIPVHSTFFSLDPEPDHTPRHHLPPQH, from the exons CTGGTGATGGAGTTCTGCGGTGCTGGTTCAGTGACTGACCTGGTAAAGAATACAAAAGGGAATGCACTGAAGGAGGATTGCATTGCTTACATCTGCAGGGAGATTCTCAGG GGTCTTGCCCATCTCCATGCCCACAAGGTGATCCACCGAGATATCAAGGGACAAAATGTGCTGCTGACAGAAAATGCTGAAGTCAAGCTAG TGGATTTTGGGGTGAGTGCTCAGCTGGACCGCACTGTGGGCAGGCGGAACACTTTCATTGGGACCCCATACTGGATGGCTCCAGAAGTCATTGCCTGTGATGAGAACCCGGACGCCACCTATGACTACAGG AGTGACATTTGGTCTCTAGGAATCACAGCCATTGAAATGGCAGAGGGAGCCCCCC CTCTGTGTGACATGCACCCTATGCGGGCTCTCTTCCTCATCCCTCGGAACCCTCCCCCCAGGCTCAAGTCAAAGAAATG GTCTAAGAAGTTCACTGACTTCATTGACACGTGTCTCATCAAGACTTACCTGAGCCGCCCACCAACTGAACAGTTACTCAAATTTCCCTTCATCCGGGACCAGCCCACGGAGCGGCAGGTCCGCATCCAACTCAAGGACCACATTGACCGCTCCCGGAAGAAGCGGGGTGAGAAAG AGGAGACAGAGTATGAGTACAGTGGCAGTGAGGAGGAAGACGACAGCCATGGAGAGGAAGGCGAGCCAAG CTCCATCATGAACGTGCCTGGGGAGTCCACGCTGCGCCGAGAATTCCTCAGACTCCAGCAGGAGAATAAGAGCAACTCTGAGGCcttaaagcagcagcagcagctgcagcagcagcagcagcgggacCCAGAGGCACACATCAAACACCTGCTGCACCAGCGGCAGCGTCGCAtcgaggagcagaaggaggagcgGCGGCGAGTGGAGGAG CAACAGCGGCGAGAGCGAGAACAGCGTAAGCTGCAGGAGAAGGAGCAGCAGCGGCGGTTGGAAGACATGCAAGCCCTGCGGCGAGAGGAAGAGAGGCGGCAAGCTGAGCGGGAACAG GAATACAAGCGGAAGCAGCTGGAGGAGCAGCGGCAGTCAGAGCGGCTCCAGAGACAGCTGCAGCAGGAGCATGCCTACCTCAAGtccctgcagcagcagcaacagcagcagcagctccagaagcagcagcagcaacagatcctgcctggagacaggaagCCCCTGTATCATTATGGTCGGGGCATTAATCCTGCTGACAAGCCAGCATGGGCCCGAGAG GTGGAGGAGAGAGCGCGGATGAACAAGCAACAGAACTCTCCCCTGGCCAAGGCAAAGCCAAGCAGTGTGGGGCCAGAGCCCCCCATCTCCCAGGCCTCTCCTAGCCCCCCAGGACCTCTTTCCCAAACTCCTCCTATGCAGAGGCCCGTGGAGCCTCAGGAAGGACCGCACAAG AGCCTGGTGGCACACCGGGTCCCACTGAAGCCATATGCAGCCCCTGTACCCCGATCCCAGTCCCTGCAGGACCAGCCCACTCGAAACCTGGCTGCCTTCCCAGCCTCCCAAGACCCTGACCCTGCTGCTGTCCCCACACCCACTGCCACACCCAGTGCCCGAGGAGCTGTCATCCGCCAGAATTCAGACCCCACCTCAGAAGGGCCTGGGCCTAGCCCAAACCCTCCATCCTGGGTCCGGCCTGATAATGAGGCTCCACCCAAG GTTCCTCAGAGGACCTCATCTATTGCCACTGCCCTTAACACCAGTGGGGCCGGAGGGTCCCGGCCAGCTCAGGCTGTCCGTGCCAG ACCTCGCAGTAACTCCGCCTGGCAAATCTATCTGCAGAGGCGGGCAGAGCGGGGCACCCCCAAGCCTCCTGGGCCCCCAGCTCAGCCCCCTGGCCCGCCCAACGCCTCTAG TAACCCTGACCTCAGGAGGAGTGACCCTGGCTGGGAGCGCTCAGACAGTGTCCTCCCGGCCTCCCACGGCCACCTCCCTCAGGCCGGCTCCTTGGAGCGGAACCGAAACCGAGTGGGAG CCTCCACAAAACTGGATAGCTCCCCAGTGCTCTCCCCTGGGAACAAAGCCAAGCCTGAAGACCACCGCTCAAGGCCAGGCCGGCCCGCA AGCTATAAGCGAGCGATTGGTGAG GATTTTGTGCTGCTCAAAGAGCGGACTCTGGATGAGGCCCCTAAGCCTCCCAAGAAGGCCATGGACTATTCCTCTTCCAGTGAGGAGGTGGAAAGCagtgaagatgaggaggaggaaggcgaTGGGGAGCCATCAGAGGGGAGCAGAGACACTCCCGGGGGCCG CAGTGATGGCGATACAGACAGCGTCAGCACCATGGTAGTTCATGATGTTGAGGAGATCTCCGGGACCCAGCCCTCATATGGGGGAGGCACCATGGTGGTCCAGCGT ACTCCTGAAGAGGAACGAAGCCTGCTGCTTGCCGATAGCAATGGCTACACAAACCTGCCGGATGTGGTGCAGCCCAGCCACTCCCCTACTGAGAACAGCAAAGGTCAAAGCCCTCCAACCAAGGATGGAGGCAGTGAT TACCAGTCTCGTGGGCTGGTAAAGGCCCCAGGAAAGAGCTCATTCACCATGTTTGTGGATCTAGGGATCTACCAGCCTGGAGGCAGTGGGGATACCATCCCTATCACAG CCCTGGTGGGTGGAGAAGGTAGCCGCCTTGATCAACTGCAGTTCGATGTGAGGAAGGGCTCCGTGGTCAACGTCAATCCCACCAACACCCGAACTCATAGTGAAACTCCCGAGATTCGCAAGTACAAGAAGCGATTCAATTCAGAGATCCTCTGTGCAGCTCTCTGGG GAGTCAACCTCCTAGTGGGCACGGAGAACGGGCTGATGTTGCTGGACCGAAGTGGGCAGGGCAAAGTGTATGGACTTATTGGGCGACGGCGCTTCCAGCAAATGGATGTCCTGGAAGGGCTCAACTTGCTCATCACCATCTCAG GGAAAAGGAACAAACTGCGGGTATATTACCTGTCCTGGCTTCGGAACAAGATTCTACACAATGACCCAGAGGTGGAAAAGAAGCAGGGGTGGACCACCGTTGGGGACATGGAGGGCTGTGGCCACTATCGTGTTG TGAAATATGAGCGAATTAAGTTCCTGGTCATTGCCCTGAAGAATTCCGTGGAGGTGTATGCCTGGGCCCCCAAACCCTACCACAAATTCATGGCCTTCAAG TCCTTTGCTGACCTCCCGCACCGCCCTCTGCTGGTGGACCTGACAGTGGAGGAGGGACAGCGGCTCAAGGTCATCTATGGCTCCAGTGCTGGCTTCCATGCTGTGGATGTTGACTCTGGGAACAGCTATGATATCTACATCCCTGTACAT TCCACCTTCTTCTCCCTAGATCCAGAGCCAGATCACACCCCACGCCATCATCTTCCTCCCCAACACTGA